Sequence from the Corallococcus sp. EGB genome:
CGGCGCTACATCACCGAGGCGCTACGGCGGCACCGCGGCAATATCTCCCAGGCGGCCCGGGCCAGCGGAAAAGCCAGGCGGGCCTTCTTCGAGCTGATGCGAAAGCATGGCATCCATGGCGGAGATGCCCGGTGAGGTGCTCCCTGTCTGGATTGACGTTGCAGGTTGGGTTGGTCTATTCCTGCCTTTCGTGAACAAGAGGACTGTCATGTGGATTGCTGGCGTGCTGGGCTCGCTGGTGGGCCTGATTGGCATCGTGGCTGTCGTTGGAATGGCCTTGCCTCGCGAACATGTCGCTACGCGGAGCATCGTCCTGAAGCAGCGGCCGGGTGAGGTGTGGCCGGTGGTCGCGGACATCGCGGAGTGGCCCTCCTGGAACAAGAATCTCAAGCGCGTGGAGCGGCTGGCGGACAGGGAGGGCCGGACGGTCTATCTGGTGGAGGACTCGAACGGCGCGCTGCCCTCCGAGGTGCTGCAGGTGACCCCTCCGCCGGGCGCGATGCTGGTGACGCGCATCGCGGACCCCGACCTGCCCTTCGGAGGGACGTGGACGTGGACGGTGGCCCCCGAAGGGGAGGGCTGTCGCGTGTCCATCACGGAGAATGGTTCGGTGTCCAACCCCGTCTTCCGCTTCGTGTCACGCTTCGTGATGGGGCATCACCGCAACATGGATTCGTACCTGAAGGAGCTGGGCCGCAGGTTTGGTGAGGCCGTGCAGCCCGCTTGATGCGGTGGGAGGTCCAGATGGGGTCCGAGGCGAGGTGCGAAGCTTCCTTCCAGGGGCAGTCCGGTGAGGGACGGGCCTACCTTGAGAGCGAGGGGTTGAGCTTCAGGGGCGACGTGCGTTTCAACATCCCCGTGAAGAGCGTGCTCAAGGTGCACGTGGTCGCGGGGGCGTTGAAGGTGACCACGGCCGAGGGCGTGGCGAGTCTCGAGCTGGGGCAGGAGCTGGCGGAGAAGTGGGCCCACAAGCTGCTCAATCCCCGGAGCCTCCTGGACAAACTGGGGGTCAAGGCCGGGCAGAAGGTCTGCACGCTGGGGGTGAAGGACGCGGCCTTCCGGGAGGAGTTGACGGCGAAGCTGGGGGCTGCCCCGTCCAACCGGGTGCTCAAGGACAGCGACCTGCTCTTCTTCGCGGTGGAGACCGCGGAGGACCTGGAGCGGCTGACGGCGCTTCAGCAGGGCATCAAGCGCGACGGAGCCATCTGGATCATCCGGCCCAAGGGCAAGGCGTCCCGGTTGTCCGACGGGGAGGTCCTCCGCGCCGCCAAGGCCAGCGGGCTCACCGTGGTGAAGGTGGCGAAGTTCTCCGAGACGTACACGGCGGAGAAGCTCGTCATCCCCGTGGCCCAGCGGTAGGCGCCGCGGGCGGGGGTGGCTGAAGGCGGCCGTCAGGCCTTCAGAGGCGCATGCGCGCGGCCAGCTCGCGCTGCTGCACCTGGCCCTTCTCGAAGACGAGCTCCAGCAGGGCGCGGAGGATTTTCGAGCTCTTCTCCTGGTTCTGCTGCACCGTCTGCAGGCGGGCCAGGTCCTCCTCCGTCCACTCGCTGGTGGGCGTGCCGCCCGCGAGGATTTCATCCAGGATGTCCGCGGCGCTGGAGCTCGCGGCGGCGGGCGCGGGGGCGGCGCGCGCGGCGGGAGCCGGGGCGGCGGCGGGAGGCGGGGCGGCGTTCGGGTCGACGATGTCGCTGATGCGCTTGACGACCGTCTTGCCGCTCATGTCCACGACCTTGAACTCCTCCTCCTCGGGGAGCTCGCCCGCGTCCTGCTGCTTCGCCGTGTCGGGCTTGAAGCGCTTCTTCTCCACCGGCTCCTGGCCCCGGTAGTGGCGCAGGATGGCGTGCTCGATTTCTCGGTCGCCCGCCACCATGGGGACCACACGGGCGCGGCTGCGCGCCGCGACCTGGTCCAGCGTGGCCAGGTCCGTGGGGTCGGACATCGCCAGGACCAGCGTCTTCCCGTTGTCCTTCAGCTGCACGGGGAAGATGCCCTTCTGCTCCGCCAGGCCCACGTCCACGCGCGCGAGCGCGGCCGGGTCCTTGGTCAGGTTGCCCAGCTGCACGCGCGGCATTCCCAGGCCCTGGCAGATGGCCTGGGTGATGGTCTCCTCGGACGCCAGCCCCAGGTCCGCGACGACGCGGGACACGCGTCCGCCCCACTGGTCCAACGACGCGAGCGCGCTGCGTAGCTGCAACTCGTCGATGACGCGCGCCTTGACGAGGATGTCCGCGATGCGATTCCGGGAAGGGGGAGCCATGGGGTGGGGATTCTAGCGTCTGATGGCGCGGACGCTCAGTCCACGTCACTGAACATGCCTGGAAGGCGTGGGGACCATGCCTCGAGGGCAAGGAGGCCTGGACCATGCAGCCGTTCGCGGACGCCGCCACCCAGCTGTGCCCCTATTGCGGTGAAGAGGTCGAAGTCGACGTGGACTCGCTGGGCGCCTCCTCCGAGTCCTACGTGGAGGACTGCCCCGTCTGCTGCCGGCCCTGGCAGGTGCGCGTCACCCGGGACGAGGACGGCGCCCTCGTCACGCTCGGCCGCGACGACGACTGAGCGGCCGGACCGTGGCCCGCTGGCAGGAGGGCAGGCAGGCGGGCCCGGAGCCGCTTTACGAAGGCTCCAGGCCGCGCGGGGGCGTTGCTTGACACGTCCCGAAGCATGGTTCTCTTGAGTCTTGTGAGGCGCTGCCGGGCGCCCTCGGAAACGAGGTCCCGGCCGCCCGCTTCAACAACGACCGTGAACCCGCACAACGTGCGTCCCCAGGGGCGTCACGAACAGGAGAAGACCATGCTGAACGCTCGCCATCCCTTCAACAACGCCGCCATCACCCACCCGCTGCTGCGCGACTTCGACTTCCTCTTCCGCGAGCTGGCCTCGCCGGGCGTCCGCAACGACGCCGAGCGCACCGTCACGCCCGCGGCGGACATCGTGGAGGCCGAGTCCGGCATCACGCTGCGCGTGGACCTGCCGGGCCATGACGCCAAGGCCATCCAGGTGAAGGTGGAAGACGGCGTGCTGACCGTTCGCTCCGAGCGCAAGGAGGAGACGCTGCCGGAGGGCAGCACCCTGCGCCGCCAGGAGCGCGCCTCGGGCGTGTACGCACGCCAGTTCCGCCTGCCGGAGACGGTGGACGCGGCCCGCGTGGAGGCCCGCTACGACAATGGCGTGCTCACCCTCACCCTGCCGCGCCGCGAGGAGACCAAGCCCCGCGTCGTCGAGGTGAAGGTCCAGGGTTGATGCCCATGCATCAACACCCCATCAGGGAGGCCGCTGCCCTCGCTGCGGCGAGGCGCGGCGACTCCCGCAAGCAGCCCTGCGACCCGAGGGCTTCCGCGGTGGCCGGCGGAAGCCCCCGTCCCCTTACTTGCGAGCAGCGCTGGTGTTGAGCGCCAGCGGCACCCGGAACAGCTCCATCACCTGCGTGACGTCCAGCGGCTTGGCCAGGCACGCCACCGCGCCGGCCTGCTTGGACTGCTCCACGACGTCGGGCGTGTGATTGCTCGTCATGGTGATGAGGCGCACGCCCTCCATCTGCTTGCGCGCGCGGATGCGCTTGCAGACCTCGATGCCGTCGATGTCCGGCATGTTGAGGTCGATGATCATCCCGTGCGGCTTCTGCTCCGACACCAGCAGCAGCGCCTCCACGCCGCTCGTGGTCGTCTGGAGCTCCACCTGGTTCGCGTGCGGCTTGAACGCGCGCTTGATGGCGTCCAGCACCGGGCGCTCGTCGTCCACGACCAGCAGGCGCACCGTGCTGCTGCCCAGCTCCTCGGGCACGGGCATCTGGTGGGTGACCAGGAAGGTGCGCAGGTCCGTCGAACGCACCCGGCGGTGGCCACCCGGAGTCCGGAAGGCCATCAGGATGCCGCGGTCAATCCACTTGCTCACCGTCGACGGGTCCACCTGAAGCAACCGACTGATGTCGTGCGTCGTGTAGAGCTGGTCCGTCATCGCCGTACTCCCCTCGGACTGCATCGTTCCACTAGCCATGGAAATAAACACCTACCTTGAATGCGGGGTTTGATCAACCCACCCTACGAAGTGCTGCGTTTCCCTGTGGTTCTCATCAGTCCGACGGCGTCTTCCCAACGACCACTGGCACGGAGGCACAGCTCCACGAGCTCCCGGGCGGCTCCGTGACCGCCCACGTTCTGGGTAACGAAGTCCGCTTCCTGGCGCACCTCTGGAACGGCATCCGCGGGACAGGCGGAAAGCCCTGAGAGCGACAGGGGGTCCAGGTCATTGAGGTCGTCTCCCATGTACGCGCACTGGTTCGCGGGTATTTGGAGCTGATCAAGCAATTCAAGGAGTGCGGGACCCTTCTCCTTGCGGCCCTGGAAGATGGCGGCGAGGCCCAATTCTCGGCCTCGGGCCTCCACGATGCGGGACGAGCGCGCGGTGAGGATGGCGGCGGGCAGGCCCACCAGCCGGGCCATGACGAGCGCATGGCCGTCCTTCACGTTGAAGCGCTTCATCACCTCGCCGTTGTCGCCGTAGTACAGGGCGCCGTCGGTGAGGACGCCATCCACGTCGAACACGAGCAGCCGCACGCGCGACGCACGGGACGTCAGCTCTTCCTTGCCCGGCTTGGAAGGCGCTTCCGTCTGCATGGCCTCCCCACCTTTCGCGTCCATCAACTGGCTTCGTGACCCAGCGCGCGGCGGATGCTGAGCACATCTCGTACCACGTCCTCGAACATCTGTGGATTGAGCGAGCACGGACCGTCACACAGGGCACGATCGGGGTCTTCGTGGACTTCTGTGAATAAAGCGTCAATCCCGGCGGCGGCGGCGCTGCGGGCGAGCAGCGAGACGAACTTCCGCTCACCGCCCGTCTTTCCGTCGCTGGAGGAGGGGAGCTGGACCGCGTGGGTCGCGTCCATGCAGACCACGAGGCCGGCCTCGCGCATCTGGGCGAAGCCGCGCATGTCCACGACGAGGTTGTTGTAGCCGAAGGAGGAGCCCCGCTCGGTGACGAGCACGTTGGGGTTGCCCGCCTCCACGGCCTTGCGCGCCGAGTGGACGATGTCCTTGGGGGCCACGAACTGTCCCTTCTTCAAGTTCACCCCCTTGCCCGAGCGGGCCACCGCCTCCACGAGGTCCGTCTGCCGGCACAGGAACGCCGGTATCTGGATGATATCCACGACTTCAGCGGCAGGCCCGACGTGGCTGGTTTCGTGGACGTCCGTGAGAACGGGCACTCCCACCTCCCGTCGCACGCGGTCCAGGATTCTCAGACCTTCCTTCAAACCCGGCCCACGGAAGGACTTGCCGCTGGTCCGGTTGGCCTTGTCATAGGAACATTTGAAGGCATACGGGACGCCCAGCCGGGTGGTGATGCCCTTGAGGAGGTGGGCGTGGCGCAGGGCCATCTCCTCGGACTCGATGCTGTCCGGGCCGGCGATGACGAAGAGGCGCTGGCCGGGGCCGACCTTGTGGCCGCACAGCTCGATGGAGGGGGTGTTGCTCATGAACGCACCGGGCCCTGGCTCCGGGTGGCGTCCCGCTGGGCGAGCGCCGCGCCGATGAAGCCGGAGAAGAGGGGGTGGGGGGCGAAGGGCTTGCTCTTGAACTCGGGGTGGAACTGGCAGCCGACGAAGTACGGGTGGTCCGTCAGTTCGATCATCTCCACCAGGTTCAGCTCCGGGTTGTGGCCGGAGATGACGAGCCCGGCCTCCTGGAGGCGGCCGCGGTAGGCGTTGTTGACCTCGTAGCGGTGGCGGTGGCGCTCCTGGATGGAGTCCTGGCCGTAGAGCCTGTGCGCGACGGTGCCGGGCTTGAGGGCGCACGCGTAGCTGCCCAGGCGCATGGTGCCTCCCTTGTCCTGCACCTTCACCTGGCTCTCCATGAGCGTCACCACCGGGTGGGCGGTGTGCTCGTCGAACTCCAGGCTGTTGGCGCCCTTGAGGCCCAGCACGGTGCGGCTGAACTCCACCACGGCCATCTGGAGGCCCAGGCAGATGCCGAAGAAGGGGAGCTTGTTCTCACGCGCGTAGCGGACCGCGGCGATCTTCCCCTCCGTGCCGCGCACGCCGAAGCCGCCGGGCACGAGCACCGCGTCCACGCCCGCGAGCGTCTTCTCCGGCCCCTGCGCCTCCACGTCCTGGCTGTCCACGAAGCGCAGCTTCACGCGCACGTCGTTGGCGATGCCGCCGTGGAGCAGGGACTCGTTGAGGCTCTTGTAGCTCTCCGTGAGGTTCACGTACTTGCCCACGATGGCGACGGTGACCTCGCCGCGCGCGGGCTCGTAGATCTTCCGGGTGATGGTCTCCCACTTCTCCAGGTGGGGCGCGCGGCTCCAGATGTTGAGCACCTCCGCGAGCCGCTCATCCAGGCCCTGGCGGTGCAGCTCCAGGGGCAGCTCGTAGATGCTGCGCACGTCCGGGGACGTGAACACGTTGCCGTTGTCCACGTTGCAGAACATGGCGATCTTGTCCTTCAGCTCGCGCGAGATCTCCCGGTCGGTGCGGCACAGGAGGAAGTCCGGCTGGATGCCAATCTCGCGCAGCTTCATCACCGAGTGCTGCGTGGGCTTGGTCTTCACCTCACCCGCGGCGCCGATGTACGGCAGCAGCGTCAGGTGGATGTAGACGGCGTTCTGGCTGCCCACGTCGTAGCGCATCTGGCGGATGGCCTCGAGGAAGGGCAGCGACTCGATGTCGCCCACCGTCCCGCCGACCTCCACGATGACGACGTCCACGTCCTGGGAGGCCTGGCGGATGCTGGCCTTGATCTCATCCGTGATGTGCGGAATCACCTGGACGGTCTTGCCCAGGTACTCGCCGCGGCGTTCCTTGGTGATGACCGCGTTGTAGATGCGGCCGGAGGTGAAGTTGTTGAGGCGGCTCATCCTCGCGTGGGTGAACCGCTCGTAGTGGCCCAGGTCCATGTCGGTCTCGCCACCGTCCTCGGTGACGAAGACCTCGCCGTGCTGGAAGGGGCTCATCGTGCCCGGATCCACGTTGATGTACGGATCCAGCTTGATGAGCGTGATGTCCAGCCCGCGGTTCTCGAGGAGGGCGCCAATGGATGCGGAGGCCAGTCCCTTCCCCAGCGAGCTGACCACGCCGCCCGTCACGAAGATGAACTTGGTTTTCTTGGAGCGCATGTCCCTTCCTGCCAAGAGGGCCAGGAGGCGTCAAATATTCTCTGACGCACGGACGGCCGGCTGGCCTCAACCCACGAGGTCCGTCCTTCACTGTGCGTCCCAACCCCCGGGCCGGGCGACGGCGAACTGCTGGGCGGTGGGCTGGCCCACGCGGAACTGGCGCAGGGCACATCCCCGGCAACTCCAGCCTTCCCAGCCTTTCTTCACGACCTGGTGCAGGCAGGCGTCGTAGTTGGGACAAAAAAGATTGCGCTGGTCGTCCACCATCTCTTCGTCACGGAGGGCGGAAGGCAGTGGGATGGGGCACGGCGTGATGGACACGGGAGTATCTCCGGCAGGCGACCCCGACGGTCGTGGATGGTGCTTCCCCCCGGCGGCCACGAACCG
This genomic interval carries:
- a CDS encoding SRPBCC family protein; translated protein: MWIAGVLGSLVGLIGIVAVVGMALPREHVATRSIVLKQRPGEVWPVVADIAEWPSWNKNLKRVERLADREGRTVYLVEDSNGALPSEVLQVTPPPGAMLVTRIADPDLPFGGTWTWTVAPEGEGCRVSITENGSVSNPVFRFVSRFVMGHHRNMDSYLKELGRRFGEAVQPA
- a CDS encoding DUF3052 family protein, with product MSFRGDVRFNIPVKSVLKVHVVAGALKVTTAEGVASLELGQELAEKWAHKLLNPRSLLDKLGVKAGQKVCTLGVKDAAFREELTAKLGAAPSNRVLKDSDLLFFAVETAEDLERLTALQQGIKRDGAIWIIRPKGKASRLSDGEVLRAAKASGLTVVKVAKFSETYTAEKLVIPVAQR
- a CDS encoding general secretion pathway protein GspE, with protein sequence MAPPSRNRIADILVKARVIDELQLRSALASLDQWGGRVSRVVADLGLASEETITQAICQGLGMPRVQLGNLTKDPAALARVDVGLAEQKGIFPVQLKDNGKTLVLAMSDPTDLATLDQVAARSRARVVPMVAGDREIEHAILRHYRGQEPVEKKRFKPDTAKQQDAGELPEEEEFKVVDMSGKTVVKRISDIVDPNAAPPPAAAPAPAARAAPAPAAASSSAADILDEILAGGTPTSEWTEEDLARLQTVQQNQEKSSKILRALLELVFEKGQVQQRELAARMRL
- a CDS encoding CPXCG motif-containing cysteine-rich protein, which translates into the protein MQPFADAATQLCPYCGEEVEVDVDSLGASSESYVEDCPVCCRPWQVRVTRDEDGALVTLGRDDD
- a CDS encoding Hsp20/alpha crystallin family protein, yielding MLNARHPFNNAAITHPLLRDFDFLFRELASPGVRNDAERTVTPAADIVEAESGITLRVDLPGHDAKAIQVKVEDGVLTVRSERKEETLPEGSTLRRQERASGVYARQFRLPETVDAARVEARYDNGVLTLTLPRREETKPRVVEVKVQG
- a CDS encoding response regulator, which gives rise to MASGTMQSEGSTAMTDQLYTTHDISRLLQVDPSTVSKWIDRGILMAFRTPGGHRRVRSTDLRTFLVTHQMPVPEELGSSTVRLLVVDDERPVLDAIKRAFKPHANQVELQTTTSGVEALLLVSEQKPHGMIIDLNMPDIDGIEVCKRIRARKQMEGVRLITMTSNHTPDVVEQSKQAGAVACLAKPLDVTQVMELFRVPLALNTSAARK
- a CDS encoding HAD family hydrolase, translated to MQTEAPSKPGKEELTSRASRVRLLVFDVDGVLTDGALYYGDNGEVMKRFNVKDGHALVMARLVGLPAAILTARSSRIVEARGRELGLAAIFQGRKEKGPALLELLDQLQIPANQCAYMGDDLNDLDPLSLSGLSACPADAVPEVRQEADFVTQNVGGHGAARELVELCLRASGRWEDAVGLMRTTGKRSTS
- the kdsA gene encoding 3-deoxy-8-phosphooctulonate synthase codes for the protein MSNTPSIELCGHKVGPGQRLFVIAGPDSIESEEMALRHAHLLKGITTRLGVPYAFKCSYDKANRTSGKSFRGPGLKEGLRILDRVRREVGVPVLTDVHETSHVGPAAEVVDIIQIPAFLCRQTDLVEAVARSGKGVNLKKGQFVAPKDIVHSARKAVEAGNPNVLVTERGSSFGYNNLVVDMRGFAQMREAGLVVCMDATHAVQLPSSSDGKTGGERKFVSLLARSAAAAGIDALFTEVHEDPDRALCDGPCSLNPQMFEDVVRDVLSIRRALGHEAS
- a CDS encoding CTP synthase, coding for MRSKKTKFIFVTGGVVSSLGKGLASASIGALLENRGLDITLIKLDPYINVDPGTMSPFQHGEVFVTEDGGETDMDLGHYERFTHARMSRLNNFTSGRIYNAVITKERRGEYLGKTVQVIPHITDEIKASIRQASQDVDVVIVEVGGTVGDIESLPFLEAIRQMRYDVGSQNAVYIHLTLLPYIGAAGEVKTKPTQHSVMKLREIGIQPDFLLCRTDREISRELKDKIAMFCNVDNGNVFTSPDVRSIYELPLELHRQGLDERLAEVLNIWSRAPHLEKWETITRKIYEPARGEVTVAIVGKYVNLTESYKSLNESLLHGGIANDVRVKLRFVDSQDVEAQGPEKTLAGVDAVLVPGGFGVRGTEGKIAAVRYARENKLPFFGICLGLQMAVVEFSRTVLGLKGANSLEFDEHTAHPVVTLMESQVKVQDKGGTMRLGSYACALKPGTVAHRLYGQDSIQERHRHRYEVNNAYRGRLQEAGLVISGHNPELNLVEMIELTDHPYFVGCQFHPEFKSKPFAPHPLFSGFIGAALAQRDATRSQGPVRS